AAATTAAATTTAAATATTCATCATCATACCTGGCGTGGCCGTTGTAGTTCATGCCAAGTATGTTGTTATTTTTAAAAGAACTCATACAAGGCGAATTATAACCGGTCACGTTTAACTCGTGACCGGTTTTTTATTTTTAATAAAAATAAGCTTTGAATTTAAAGCTAAAAAATTGGCAAAGTTTAAGTTTTAAAATTTCTAAAGTGGATAATAATAAAAAACAAGGGAGGATCCTTAAATAATGAAAAAAAACATTTTTGCTGAATCTAAAAATATTTCGAATATTGTAAATTTAATGAGAGACAGCTTAATAAAAAACGGGTTTTATGAGCTTTTTCCTTCTTCTATAACTAAATATTCTCAAAATTTAAAAAAAGGATTAAAATTTTCTGATGGAAAAAATTTTTATCTTATAAAACCGGATGTTACTTCCTGGCTTATAGAAATGGACAAAGTTGAAGGGAAGGAAAAATTGTTCTATGTTGATGAAGTACTCGATGAAAATTTGAATAGTACCTGGCAATTAGGTTTTGAAATTTTAAACGGTGAAGAGTTAGAAATAGAAAAAGAACTTTTGAAACTTACTATAGATCTTCTTTCACAAATTGGTATTAAAAATTTTTATATTGATATTAGCTCCATGAAAGTTTGGCAAAATATCTTAAATATGGTTCCCGATTTTAAAGAAGATATTTTAAAAGCAATTGAACTTAGAAATTTTGAAATTGTTGAAAATCTTCAAATAGATCAAAAAATAAAAAATTACATAGAAGAACTTTTTAATTATAGAGGGAAAAAAACTAACATAGAAAAATTAAGAAAAATAATGGATGATGTTAAAGATGAAAGAATATTTGTAGATCTGGGTACGATAAAATATATGGACTACTATGAAGAAGTAGTTTTTGAAGTATATTCACCTGATAATGGATATCTTTTAGGCAACGGCGGGCAATATAGAATCAACGATAAATATTCTTGTGGAATAGCTTTTAATATCGATGTATTAAAGGAGATGAAGAAATGAGTAACATATCTATAGCTCTGCCTTCCGGAAGACTGTTAAACGATACAAAAAAATTTTTGGAAAAAATAGGAATAAGAATACAAACACCAAATTCAAGAGAACTTATTTCATCTTTAGATGGATTCCGTTTTTATTTTCCACGTGTATTTGATGTACCAGTATATGTTGAGAATGGTGTAGATTTAGGTATTTGCGGAA
This region of Petrotoga sp. 9PWA.NaAc.5.4 genomic DNA includes:
- a CDS encoding ATP phosphoribosyltransferase regulatory subunit — encoded protein: MKKNIFAESKNISNIVNLMRDSLIKNGFYELFPSSITKYSQNLKKGLKFSDGKNFYLIKPDVTSWLIEMDKVEGKEKLFYVDEVLDENLNSTWQLGFEILNGEELEIEKELLKLTIDLLSQIGIKNFYIDISSMKVWQNILNMVPDFKEDILKAIELRNFEIVENLQIDQKIKNYIEELFNYRGKKTNIEKLRKIMDDVKDERIFVDLGTIKYMDYYEEVVFEVYSPDNGYLLGNGGQYRINDKYSCGIAFNIDVLKEMKK